A window of the Lepisosteus oculatus isolate fLepOcu1 chromosome 14, fLepOcu1.hap2, whole genome shotgun sequence genome harbors these coding sequences:
- the ddah2 gene encoding N(G),N(G)-dimethylarginine dimethylaminohydrolase 2 encodes MAGVSPYGRFTHAVVRGIPESFGQEGGAAPAAVDLAKAQRQLGVLTGALRQKVGLQVLEVPADPRLPESWRLEDLAVVQGDTALVTRPFRQQRRGEAEAVRQVLSELKLRVVEVTDEGATLDGSDVLFTGREFFVGISSHTNHKGAEAVADTFRDFAVSTVPVYGETHLKSFCTMGGPDTLVIGSSEGARKALKTMGQLTDHHYEILSVPDDDAANCVFVRGPARTGFLLHRPAEEHPQSAAAFQKLTDCTLLPTACSEAAKLGGGLSSFCLLINRKPEL; translated from the exons aTGGCCGGCGTCTCCCCCTACGGCCGCTTCACGCACGCGGTGGTCCGCGGTATCCCCGAGTCCTTCGGGCAGGAGGGGGGCGCGGCGCCGGCGGCGGTGGACCTGGCCAAGGCGCAGCGGCAGCTCGGGGTGCTGACGGGGGCGCTGCGGCAGAAGGTGGGGCTCCAGGTGCTCGAGGTGCCCGCCGACCCCCGGCTGCCCGAGAGCTGGCGGCTCGAGGACCTGGCCGTCGTCCAGGGCGACACGGCGCTCGTCACCCGGCCCTTCCGGCAGCAGAGGCGCGGAGAG GCTGAGGCGGTGAGGCAGGTGCTCTCAGAGCTGAAGCTGCGGGTGGTCGAGGTGACGGACGAGGGAGCCACACTCGATGGCAGCGATGTCCTGTTCACAG GGAGGGAGTTCTTCGTGGGCATTTCTTCCCACACAAACCACAAGGGGGCAGAAGCAGTGGCCGATACCTTCAGG gactTTGCTGTGTCCACAGTACCAGTCTATGGAgagacacacctgaagagttTCTGTACGATGGGTGGGCCGGACACCCTGGTGATTGGGAGCAGTGAGGGGGCTAGGAAGGCTCTGAAG ACGATGGGCCAGCTGACTGACCACCACTACGAGATCCTGAGCGTTCCCGACGACGACGCGGCGAACTGCGTGTTCGTGCGCGGGCCGGCGCGGACCGGCTTCCTGCTGCACCGCCCCGCCGAGGAGCACCCCCAGAGCGCAGCC GCCTTCCAGAAGCTGACCGACTGCACCCTGCTGCCCACCGCCTGCAGCGAAGCCGCCAAGCTGGGGGGCGGCCTGTCCTCCTTCTGCCTCCTCATCAACCGCAAACCAGAGCTCTAG